The window TATCTTCATTTTGCTGACATCTCGAAATGCACTTGAGGATCGGGTTGAAGGGCTGGATGCGGGCGCGGATGACTTTTTGACCAAGCCAGTGGAAATGGCTGAATTGAAGGCACGAGTCCGGGCCGGATTGAGGTTACATGAAGCTAACCGCGACTTGCAACATCAGAAGCAGTTGTTGGAGGAAGAATTAGCCGAAGCGGCTGAATATGTGAGTTCGATTCTGCCCGAGCGACTGACAGAGCCACCTGTAACAATCGATGCTCGCTTTATTCCTTCTCGGCAACTGGGAGGTGATGGCTTTGATTATTATTGGCTCGATTCAGAGCATTTAGCCGTTTATCTTTTGGACGCCTCTGGACATGGTTTACGAGCTGCCTTACCGACGCTTCAAGTTTTGAATCTTCTCAGGTCGCGAGCGCTTCCTAAAATTAATTACTATCAACCCAGCGATGTTTTACGAGGACTGAACGAAACCTTCCAGATGACCCACAAGAATGATAAGTACTTTACCATCTGGTACGCGGTCTATAACCGAGTCAAGCGTCAACTGGTTTACTCCAGTGCAGGACACCCACCTGCCCTATTGCTTTCTGGAAGGTCAGATTCGTTCATCCAGGTGCAACGCTTGAAGACTCCAAGCTTACCTGCTGGGATGTTCCCTGATGCCGATTATATTGATGAATGCTGTGAAATCGTCGAACCCAGCACCCTGTATATTTTCAGCGATGGGATCTACGAGATTAACCAATCAGACGGCACCATCTGGGGACTTGATCCGTTCGTCCAGCTTCTGACGGAATGTAGGAGTAAAAATACTCGTGACTTAGATCAGATTTTGGAGGCTATTAAAGCCGTGAACCCCAAAGACTATTTTGATGATGATTTGTCTTTACTGGAAATCAACTTCGATTAACACGGTCTTCAGGCAAGAGATTCTCTTGCCTTAGTGGGTAGAAACAATAGCGTTTTCAAATTCTTCTCGATTTGCAAAGATTTCAAAAACGCGATCCATGCTCGTTAGTTCAAATAACATTTTTATTTGCTCGTTAACCGAGCAAATAAAGAGCTTGCCACCAGCAGCCCGAACCGTTTTCAGCGCCAAAACTAGCGCCCCTAACCCTGAGCTGTCCATGAAAGTAACGTCTTGGAAATCAACCAACACCATATCGACACCAGAATCCACCAGGTTAGCAATCTCTTGACGAAATTGACCGGCTTTAGTGCCGTCTAAGATTCCAGAGGGTTGAACAACTTTAACTACAGGATTCATAGGCTATTGCAGACTTAATTAGTTACACAAAGAACCAGACTTTGCCAGTATAGCTGTGGCAAAGAGTTTCAGCCAGACTCTTGTGATCGATAGAACTATCAATCCAAGAGTAAGAGGCAGTAGCACCTGTCATCATTATCCGCTCTCTCTGAGCGAAGCGCTAGATAAACGCTTCCTCAGCAATTGCTGAGTTCTCTAGGGTTACCTTCTCTCAGGCGTCATACACCACGGGATTCTAAGATTTGCCCCCCACACTCAATGCTCGATCCTAGGCCATGCTCCTGTGGCAAAAACCCTGAAAAATCTACTCCTAGAGCCTTCCCTATTCACTTGGGACTATCCCCCAATATCCTTCCTGTGATAGACTAGCGAACATTTTCATTTCTTTACAATCAGGGAGTTATTGGATTTACTGTTTTGTAGAGCGTTATTCATGCAATCTTACGATGTCGTTATTATCGGTGCGGGTCATAATGGACTGGTCTGTGCTGCCTACCTGCTAAAAGCGGGTTACAGTGTGTTACTTCTGGAAAAGCGTTCCGTCCCTGGCGGTGCAGCTACAACGGAAGAAGTCATGCCAGAAGAAGCCCCTGGTTTTAAGTTCAACCTCTGTGCCATTGACCACGAGTTTATTCACCTCGGCCCTGTTGTTGAAGAATTAGAACTAACCAAATACGGATTAGAATATCTATTCTGTGACCCCGTTGTCTTCTGCCCTCATCCCGACGGGAAGTATTTTTTGGGTCACAAGTCGGTTGAGAAGACTTGTGCGGAGATTGCCCGATATAGCGATCGCGATGCTAAAAAATACGCTGAATTTATCGACTACTGGCAGCGCGTCACCAAAGCCATTACTCCCATGTTCAATGCGCCGCCTAAGTCGATTATCGATATTGCAGGCAACTATGGCGCACAAAATATCAAAGATCTGCTCTCCGTCATCGGTGGCGTTGATAAAGCCCTGGACTTGGTTCGTAATATGCTAACCAGCCCAGAAGACCTACTCAACGAATGGTTTGATTCCGAGTTCCTCAAAGCCCCCCTAGCAAGACTCGCCGCAGAATTAGGAGCGCCTCCTTCCCAAAAAACCCTTGCCATTGGGGCGATGATGATGTCATTACGTCATAACCCTGGTATGGCTAGACCCCGTGGCGGGACAGGCGCACTGGTTAAAGCCTTATTAAATCTGGTTAAGAGTCAAGGTGGCGTTGTCTTGTGTGACCAGCACGTTGAGCAAGTTTTAGTGGATGACGGTCGTGCTGTCGGTGTCAGAGTGGGTGGAGGTCAAGAGTACCGCGCTAACAAAGGTGTGATTTCTAATATTGACGCTCGACGCTTGTTCCTGCAAATGGTTGACCCGGCTGATGCCCACTCAGCCGATCCCAACCTACGAGATCGATTGGAACGACGTATTGTCAATAACAATGAAACCATTCTTAAAATTGACTGTGCCCTGTCGGAAGTGCCACGTTTTGAACGATTTGACCACAAAGACGAGTACTTGATTGGCTCAGTGCTGATTGCTGACTCTGTGGCTCATGTAGAAGAAGCCCACTCCCTAGCAACGAGGGGAATTATTCCCGACTCTAATCCCTCAATGTACCTGGATGTCCCAACCGTATTAGACCCATCAATGGCTCCCGAAGGCAAGCATACGTTATGGATTGAGTTCTTCGCTCCTTACCAAATTGCTGGTGCTGAGGGGACAGGTTTGAAGGGTACAGGTTGGACGGATGAACTGAAAAACAAAGTGGCTGACCGCGTAATTGATAAATTGGCAGATTATGCGCCGAATCTCAAAAATGCGATTATGGCTCGTCGTGTAGAAAGCCCAGCAGAATTAGGAGAGCGGTTGGGGGCATACAAAGGCAATTACTACCATGTGGACATGACCCTCGATCAAATGGTCTTCTTCCGTCCCTTGCCGGAAATTGCTAACTACAAGACGCCGATTGAAGATCTTTATCTCACAGGTGCTGGGACTCATCCAGGCGGTTCGATCTCTGGGATGCCGGGACGTAACTGTGCTCGTGTGTTTCTCAATACTCAACAGCCAATTGCCCAAAAGCTGAAAGATGCTGGTAATACTGTTAAATCAGCAGTAGAGTCTGTATTCAAGATTACTTAAGGAGTCTGGTCATCAGTACCCGTAGGGGCGCTCTAAGGGTGCGCCCTTACTTAAGGTGACAGGGGTTTTTTCAAAAAGTTTATTATTCATTGGTCAAAATTTCCTGACTATTGATTAATGACTAATTTTATAGGTTCATCTAAGTTGCGTTCAAACATCTCCCCTAGGACGACTAACATCAACCTTTTTACAGAGAAGATGTCCTCCGAGCTAATGATGATTTGGACAAAGCAAAAGTGGTGAAATAAGGAACGCAATGTTACTGATGCAGGAGCGATGACAGACCAGCAGGTTTTAATTCTTGGAGGACAAGGCAGAATCGGCAGGAGTGTAGCGCAAGACCTTGTTGCAAATACTCAGGCCAAGATTACTGTGACAGGACGGACGTTGAAATCTGAAGCCTCTGTGCAGCGGCAGGAATCGCCGCAAATAGAGTTTTTGGCCTTGGATTTAGCAGATTATGAAGGGTTAGAAAAAGCGATCGCTTCTCATCAGCTTGTGATTCATTGTGCAGGGCCGTTTCTCTACCGGGATACGAGTGTCCTCAAAGCTTGCATCGAACAGGGTGTAAACTATTTAGATGTCAGTGATAGCCGCTCCTTCACTCGTAAAGCGCTAGCATTAGGGGATGCCGCTAAGGCAGGGGGCGTTACGGCGATTATTAACACGGGCATCTTTCCCGGCATCTCTAATAGCATGGTGCGTCACGATGTCGAAAAACTCGATCAGGCGGAACAAATTCACCTCAGCTATGTGGTAGCGGGTTCCGGTGGTGCTGGGGTGACGGTCATGCGGACAACATTTCTGGGTTTACAAGAACCGTTTGAAGCTTGGATTGATAATCAATGGCAATCGGTGAAACCTTATAGCGCACGCGAAACGGTTCAATTCCCGGAACCCTATGGTAAAGCAGGAGTTTACTGGTTTGATATGCCAGAAGCTTTTACACTCGTTGACTCCTTCCCTGTAAAAACAGTTATTACCAAGTTTGGCTCTATTCCCGACTTTTACAATCATCTCACTTGGATTGCCGCTCACATCTTTCCGCCCTCCTGGATCAAAAATCCAGCGGGGATTGAGTTTTTGTCCCATGTCAGTCACCGCATGACGAGTGTGAGCGATCGCGTCAGTGGTATTGGTGTCGCCATTCGCTCTGAAGTTCGGGGTCAAAAAGATGGTCAACCGACCCTGATTTGCTCAACTTTGGTGCATGAAAATACAGCCGTGGCGGCGGGTGCCGGTACTGGTAGCATTGCCGAACTTATGCTTGCTAATCAACTTAAGAAACCAGGTGTTTGGCCTGTTGAACAGGCTCTTCCGACTGAATTGTTTAAACAAACCATTCAAAGTCGGGGTCTCAAGCTTAATGTTGAGAGTACCGTAATACCTTCTCCTGTAGCCTAATAAAGCCTCAGCCAAGAATATTCATACCAGAGGAGATACTCCCGAATTAGAGAGTAGTTACGCACTACTCTCAGCCTTTCACCTTTTGAGAACAGAGGTCGATACACTATGGCTGGAGTTCCCCGTCTGTACAAGTGTTGTTTTTGAGACAGATTTTTTGAAATTGGTGGTTATTTAGCCGATCTTTTTTACTAAGCACTCCATCAAGCTACATAAACAATTTTTAGATTGTTTATGTTTACGAAACGATAAAAAATTAGAGTAAGAGTTACGTAACTGAAGATAAATATAGGTATTTTGAGGAAAATTTAGCGCTCCAACCCTCCGGATTTAATCAATAAGGGATGAAAAGGTTAGTAAACAGGGTTTTCAGTAGGGAGCATCCCAAATATGCACGCTTTAAAGAAGGGTGACGATAGTTTATATCTAAATTCCCCCCTGCTCCCCCACCAACCGTATTTTTACAAAAACCGGATTTGCATTTTTCAGGGTCTCTATATAACACTCCAATCAGCGACGGCAGTAGAAATTTTTCTTTGTGAGAGATATTAATAAACCAAATGCTTAGGTCAAGGTAGAGAGTCTATCAGTAATTTATCTAGAATTTCTTAATATCTCCAAAAGTAGGAATTTAGACCCTGCTTATCTATAGAAATACTTAGAATAAATTGCTGAAACTGAAGTAAATACTTGATAGGTATAATGCTTATGTGTTCAGTATCTATCAGGTTTTAAATACAAGCCCAAGGAAATAAACCAGGAACTTATCACAAAAGTTTTTTTACTTTTTTGGAAAAATTTTATGGTCAACTAAGACCAAAAGTTCTTCATCAAAAAAATACAAAAAAAATCCTGAAGTAGGCAGGAAGCACCTGTTTAAACTGTTAGAAAGGAAAAGTAAAAAAATTTCAATTCAGGCGGAAAACCAAAGGAAAATTATGAGCTTAAATTCCCATACCTTCATGACCACAATGGAAAAACGTGTGAATTTTACAAGTGAAGACAAAGCGCTTCTAAAATTTCATGCTGAATGGGGAAAAGCAATTGCGCCGACAATGGCAGATCATTTCTACGAATACTTAAGTCGCGATCCAGAAATGAATGCCATTATGAATGCCAAAGAGGGGCGTATTCATCGCTTGCGTGAAACCTTTATTCCCTGGTTTTATGAAATGTTTACAGGTATGGATGAATGGGGAAATGCCTATGCTGATCGTCGTTGGCGGATTGGCCTTGTGCATGTGCAAATTGGAATTGGTCCCCAACATGTTGTGCCAGCTATGGCAACGGTAGTGAATGAAGTTAGCAAACAACTGAAGGCGGATGGCAAGCCTGAAGAATTACGAGATGCTTTAGGACGAATTTGTATGATTGATTTAGCCTTCATTGAGCAAGCTTACGTAGAAGTTAGTTCAGCTGCGGTACTCAAAGAAACTGGCTGGACTGAAGGTCTCTTCAGACGTTTGATCGCAACAGGTGCCGGTTCAATGTAAATCCTTTGCGGTCAATTCAAGCACCAAACATCAACCCAATTCCATGATTTTAAATTAGAGCAGGAACACAAGCATGGCTATCAATTCTCAAAAATTGGGGAATATTCTCCAAAACTTTGTCTCCCAAACCTCTGATGTTCAGGGAGCAGCAATGGTCACTCCTGATGGTTTACCTCTGGCGTCAAGCTTACCCGGAGGGATGGATGATGAACGGGTTTCTGCAATGTCGGCTGCTATGCTCTCTTTGGGTGAGCGTATTGGCAAAGAACTCGTCAGAGGTGATATTGATCGCATTTATGTAGAAGGAGACGAAGGCTTTAGTATTTTGACCAGTTGTGGTGAAGATGCGGTATTTCTTGTCCTCGCCAGCAAGGCGGCGAAGCAGGGAGTTTTGATGTTAGAAATTAAGCGTGCAGTTGCGGAACTAAAGCCAGCTTTGTCCTAATTCAACTTCCTCTGAATAGTATCATGCCTCCTGCTAATTTGAAGACTTGAGCAGGAGGTATCATCTCACTTAAATCTAATCTTGGTGCGAGGTTCAAAAGTCTAGATAAGCTTTCAATCTTTAATTTCAATTTTCTTTTGCGGAGCTAAATTCCATGAAGACATTACGTTTAGTCGTAGCAGGAACACCAGGGGCAGGTAAGTCTACTTTTGTACGGACAATTAGTGATATTGAAGTGATAGACACAGACCGTAGCGCCACCGATAAAACTGCTCTATTAAAGCCAAAAACCACTGTAGCTTTCGACTATGGTCGATTCGTCTTTGGTTCCATTTTGGAAGTCCAAATTTACGGTACCCCTGGTCAATCTCGCTTTAATTTCATGTGGGATTTTTTGATTCAGAGAGCTCACACCTATATTCTCTTAGTCGCCGCGCATCGACCCAATGATTTCCACTATGCTCGTCAGATTCTCCTGTTTATGAATCAACGAGTACAGATTCCGATGCTCATTGGTATTACTCATAGCGATTGTCCAGGTGCCTGTACCACCGATGAGATTATGAATCGATTGGGCTTTATGAATGATAAAAATCGTCCACCAGTCTTGAACGTTAATCCTACGGAGCGAGGCTCAGTCGTAGAAGCCGTCATGGGGTCGATGGCTCTGTTGGTGGCTCAACAGAATGTACCTCAATCAACAAACAAAGGAGAACCCAGCCCAGCGCCTCAGGCTAAAGCGAAGACTCCCTATCAATTCCCTCTGCCGAACTTCTCACGAGGTCGGTAAAAATCGATGAGCAAGTGGAAGGAAATGAGATAGCAGTCTCTACTTAACAGTACAAGAGGCAGTGTACTGTGCCCTAGGCGGCTGTAGACCTTATAACATTAACTTCACAGCACTCTGTTTTTTTCTCAAAAACAGAAAAATCTGTTAATTTTAGGCTGCATTTAAAATTATCTAACCGACGAATATTGATTAATTATTTTCTGCTTTTAAAGCTTAACTAACCGTTGGGCTTTATTTAATTGTAGATATCTATGAGTTAATTCATATAGAAATAAATATAAAACAACAAAAACCTTTTTTATGTTTACTTCATAAGAAATGCTTTTAAATTAAT of the Allocoleopsis franciscana PCC 7113 genome contains:
- a CDS encoding roadblock/LC7 domain-containing protein; translation: MAINSQKLGNILQNFVSQTSDVQGAAMVTPDGLPLASSLPGGMDDERVSAMSAAMLSLGERIGKELVRGDIDRIYVEGDEGFSILTSCGEDAVFLVLASKAAKQGVLMLEIKRAVAELKPALS
- a CDS encoding saccharopine dehydrogenase family protein, translating into MTDQQVLILGGQGRIGRSVAQDLVANTQAKITVTGRTLKSEASVQRQESPQIEFLALDLADYEGLEKAIASHQLVIHCAGPFLYRDTSVLKACIEQGVNYLDVSDSRSFTRKALALGDAAKAGGVTAIINTGIFPGISNSMVRHDVEKLDQAEQIHLSYVVAGSGGAGVTVMRTTFLGLQEPFEAWIDNQWQSVKPYSARETVQFPEPYGKAGVYWFDMPEAFTLVDSFPVKTVITKFGSIPDFYNHLTWIAAHIFPPSWIKNPAGIEFLSHVSHRMTSVSDRVSGIGVAIRSEVRGQKDGQPTLICSTLVHENTAVAAGAGTGSIAELMLANQLKKPGVWPVEQALPTELFKQTIQSRGLKLNVESTVIPSPVA
- the crtO gene encoding beta-carotene ketolase CrtO; this encodes MQSYDVVIIGAGHNGLVCAAYLLKAGYSVLLLEKRSVPGGAATTEEVMPEEAPGFKFNLCAIDHEFIHLGPVVEELELTKYGLEYLFCDPVVFCPHPDGKYFLGHKSVEKTCAEIARYSDRDAKKYAEFIDYWQRVTKAITPMFNAPPKSIIDIAGNYGAQNIKDLLSVIGGVDKALDLVRNMLTSPEDLLNEWFDSEFLKAPLARLAAELGAPPSQKTLAIGAMMMSLRHNPGMARPRGGTGALVKALLNLVKSQGGVVLCDQHVEQVLVDDGRAVGVRVGGGQEYRANKGVISNIDARRLFLQMVDPADAHSADPNLRDRLERRIVNNNETILKIDCALSEVPRFERFDHKDEYLIGSVLIADSVAHVEEAHSLATRGIIPDSNPSMYLDVPTVLDPSMAPEGKHTLWIEFFAPYQIAGAEGTGLKGTGWTDELKNKVADRVIDKLADYAPNLKNAIMARRVESPAELGERLGAYKGNYYHVDMTLDQMVFFRPLPEIANYKTPIEDLYLTGAGTHPGGSISGMPGRNCARVFLNTQQPIAQKLKDAGNTVKSAVESVFKIT
- a CDS encoding protoglobin domain-containing protein, translated to MSLNSHTFMTTMEKRVNFTSEDKALLKFHAEWGKAIAPTMADHFYEYLSRDPEMNAIMNAKEGRIHRLRETFIPWFYEMFTGMDEWGNAYADRRWRIGLVHVQIGIGPQHVVPAMATVVNEVSKQLKADGKPEELRDALGRICMIDLAFIEQAYVEVSSAAVLKETGWTEGLFRRLIATGAGSM
- a CDS encoding STAS domain-containing protein, translating into MNPVVKVVQPSGILDGTKAGQFRQEIANLVDSGVDMVLVDFQDVTFMDSSGLGALVLALKTVRAAGGKLFICSVNEQIKMLFELTSMDRVFEIFANREEFENAIVSTH
- a CDS encoding GTP-binding protein, producing the protein MKTLRLVVAGTPGAGKSTFVRTISDIEVIDTDRSATDKTALLKPKTTVAFDYGRFVFGSILEVQIYGTPGQSRFNFMWDFLIQRAHTYILLVAAHRPNDFHYARQILLFMNQRVQIPMLIGITHSDCPGACTTDEIMNRLGFMNDKNRPPVLNVNPTERGSVVEAVMGSMALLVAQQNVPQSTNKGEPSPAPQAKAKTPYQFPLPNFSRGR
- a CDS encoding PP2C family protein-serine/threonine phosphatase: MNQILIIDDDPAIQILLKRTLHSQGYEVSVASNGEDGLVLARKLRPGLVLCDWNMPKMNGLQVCRQVKATPDLSTTIFILLTSRNALEDRVEGLDAGADDFLTKPVEMAELKARVRAGLRLHEANRDLQHQKQLLEEELAEAAEYVSSILPERLTEPPVTIDARFIPSRQLGGDGFDYYWLDSEHLAVYLLDASGHGLRAALPTLQVLNLLRSRALPKINYYQPSDVLRGLNETFQMTHKNDKYFTIWYAVYNRVKRQLVYSSAGHPPALLLSGRSDSFIQVQRLKTPSLPAGMFPDADYIDECCEIVEPSTLYIFSDGIYEINQSDGTIWGLDPFVQLLTECRSKNTRDLDQILEAIKAVNPKDYFDDDLSLLEINFD